The genomic window TATTCAGCTTCTCTTTCCATCCATTGGAAAGCATCCAGTCAAGATCTCCACGCGCATTTTTCGATCCAGGCAGAATAACGGCCTGATAGTCCTTCAGACGCTTGGGATGGTGGAGGTAGTGAACCTCGACATCCTCATGGCTGTCCAGCACGGCAAAATCGGTAAAGTTCGAAATATGGGGAAAATAAATTACAGCTATGCTGATCTTTCCAGAATCGGGAGTACCTGCAGGATCGACAACGGCCTGAAGGGGTACGGCATCTTCCGCATCGATGGTAATTCCCCTGAAATAAGGCACAACCCCCAGCACGGGAACTCCAGCAAGCTTCTCTATAATACGAATACCATCTTCGAACAGGATTGCGTCACCCCGAAACCGGTTGACGATAATCCCTTTCACCAAAGCACGGTCTTCGGGCGGGATTATCGATAATGTACCGGCCACCTGAGCGAACACACCGCCTCTGTCGATATCGGCAACAAGAACAACAGCAGCATCGGCCTTTTTGGCAGTCTTGAAATTCACGAAATCCCGTTCATAGAGATTCATTTCCGCACAGGACCCCGCACCCTCGATCACCAGCATCTCGTGCTGATGGCGAAGATTTTCAAGGCTTTCGAACGCCGCTTCGGCCCAGATTCGGGTATTGCCGAAATACTCCCTTGCCGAACGGTTTGCAGCCACCGTCCCCTGCAGCACCACTTGTGAACCCGTATCCTTGTTAGGTTTGAGCAACACCGGGTTCATATCGGCAGTCGGAACGACACGGGCAGCTTCAGCCTGCACAATCTGGGCACGTCCCATTTCAAGCCCATCAGGTGTAACACCTGAGTTATTGGACATATTTTGCGCTTTGAACGGTGCGACATCGATCCCTGCATTACTGAACATGCGACACAGAGCCGTTGCCACGATACTCTTTCCAACATCAGACGCTGTTCCGAAAACTGCTAAATTTCTCATTCTGCTTTCATTGCCACTCATGTACTGTAAACCAAACTGTTCAATTCAAGTCACGCCAACCGGCCTGCGTGCTTTTTCCAAACCCGTTAAACAAGTACAGGCGCAGTCTGCCCACAAGCATCTGCGCCCATATCGAAGAAAGAGACCGAAAAATCCGATGTGTACAAACTTGTCAGATATCGAACCTCAATCCAAGAGTAAATGTACGACCAGGCATCGGGTAACCCAAAACATATTCGTAATTCCGATCAAACAGGTTTTCAACACTGCCTTTCACCGTAACGCTCGAGGTTTTTGAATTTCCGACAGAAATCCTTTTGGCAAGAGACAGATTCGCGACACAGAAACTGCCTTTGGTCACTTCCTTTGCCGGCCAGAAATTCCAGTCCTGCACCTTGGTCTCGCCAAAATAAGCCATGTTGAAATTACCGCTGAAGCCATTGCTGTCATGAACCCTCAAACCGGTCACGAGGTTCCACTCGGGCAGGTATCGGATATCTTCATCGGGCGATCCATCATCGAAACTTGACACATAGTCCAGCATGTAGGTCCCTGATGCGTATGGCTCCATAAAGAACCGTGAACCGGCAATAGTGACAGGGAACACATAGGACATCTCCCCTTCGATACCGGTAATCGTGGCTTCATCCTGGTTTTGCCAGGAAATTTCATCGGGACCGATTTCCACCTGTTGGATAAAATCTTCATACTCGGTCGTGAACAAGGTCAATGAAGACGCGAATCCGTCAATGTTCACCTCCACACCGCCATCGATCGTGTGGCTGGTTTCGGGATCAAGATCAGGGTTGCCGATGTAATGTTTTGTTCCCGACCAGGACGAGACAACATAATCCGCTGCAAGAGATTGTGCATCCGGCACCTGGAACCCTTCACCGTACGAAGCACGCAGCTTGACATTGTCGGAAACATGATACGCGAGACCGAAGCTCTTGACGAAACTGTCCGCTTCCTCTGACGTTTCGGGGTTAGCCTGGTCATGAGTATACTTCACTTCGTAATCGTCGTAGCGCAGCCCGGCGGTAAGCACCAGCTTCTGATCGAAAAGATACCCTTTGGCAAGCGCGAAATATCCCAAATCGTCATATTCCGAATCAAGCGGTTCGTAGGGCGATTGTTCGATATCATAATTCAGCCAGTCAACCCCGGTCGTCACGGTGAAGTTTTTTTCAGCATAGCTGACCTGAGCCTGCGCTCCCTGTTGATCGGTGGTTTTCGAGAAAGGAATACCATCGTCCCAACCACCGGGGTTGCTCCCGAACGGATCATACCAGGTATCCGTGTCTTCACCCACAAAGTACCTGGCCATCCAGGAAAGACGGTCATTGGTGGATTTTCCGGTATAACTGACGTCGAGGGAACGGTTACGGGTCGTTTTGTAGTTATCTCGATCATTCTTGGCCAAATCGCTGGGGTTACCCGCTCTTCCTACCTCGAAATGCGTATAAGTAACACCAATCCGGTTACCTGGATAGAATTCGTACCCGAGATTGACGCTTCC from Prosthecochloris marina includes these protein-coding regions:
- a CDS encoding cobyric acid synthase; this encodes MRNLAVFGTASDVGKSIVATALCRMFSNAGIDVAPFKAQNMSNNSGVTPDGLEMGRAQIVQAEAARVVPTADMNPVLLKPNKDTGSQVVLQGTVAANRSAREYFGNTRIWAEAAFESLENLRHQHEMLVIEGAGSCAEMNLYERDFVNFKTAKKADAAVVLVADIDRGGVFAQVAGTLSIIPPEDRALVKGIIVNRFRGDAILFEDGIRIIEKLAGVPVLGVVPYFRGITIDAEDAVPLQAVVDPAGTPDSGKISIAVIYFPHISNFTDFAVLDSHEDVEVHYLHHPKRLKDYQAVILPGSKNARGDLDWMLSNGWKEKLNTFRDDGGVILGICGGYQMLGRIITDPYGIEGEAGESKALGLLPMETVLRKTKKLFNSKGCLFGQPVKVEGYEIHMGESSLVGDAHSLIQVSSRNNEPVTDNDGAVSMDGKVLGTYFHGIFDRTGFREWFLRLLDPQFVSNGETWDKDNEYNRLADHFEKHLDMSAVYGIIGRESKN
- a CDS encoding TonB-dependent receptor, translated to MKKKRFLLFLAAGLLATGVLDAEEIAGTSNTPNYKENEIVVTASRVEELKKDVTNNVTVITRKQIEASPAQDLGELLAEQSIGHIQKYPGASTAVGIRGFRSDAHGNDLRGKILILIDGRRAGTGNLAKLMTDNVERVEIIRGPGAVQYGSAAIGGVVNVITRKGEGKPSFFMEQEIGTYDYKKTTGGIAGTLGDFDFSATGSLAEMDDYDTGDDITYFNTGYEDEIRGSVNLGYEFYPGNRIGVTYTHFEVGRAGNPSDLAKNDRDNYKTTRNRSLDVSYTGKSTNDRLSWMARYFVGEDTDTWYDPFGSNPGGWDDGIPFSKTTDQQGAQAQVSYAEKNFTVTTGVDWLNYDIEQSPYEPLDSEYDDLGYFALAKGYLFDQKLVLTAGLRYDDYEVKYTHDQANPETSEEADSFVKSFGLAYHVSDNVKLRASYGEGFQVPDAQSLAADYVVSSWSGTKHYIGNPDLDPETSHTIDGGVEVNIDGFASSLTLFTTEYEDFIQQVEIGPDEISWQNQDEATITGIEGEMSYVFPVTIAGSRFFMEPYASGTYMLDYVSSFDDGSPDEDIRYLPEWNLVTGLRVHDSNGFSGNFNMAYFGETKVQDWNFWPAKEVTKGSFCVANLSLAKRISVGNSKTSSVTVKGSVENLFDRNYEYVLGYPMPGRTFTLGLRFDI